DNA sequence from the Triticum dicoccoides isolate Atlit2015 ecotype Zavitan unplaced genomic scaffold, WEW_v2.0 scaffold180798, whole genome shotgun sequence genome:
TCGCAGAGCGCCGGGAAGGCCATATAAGCCAAGAGGCAGGCGGCGGCACCCGTGCGCAGCACCAGCGTCGGCACGCCGAGACGGTGGGCGACCACCTGCATCCCCCGGAGGTTGGAGTCTACCACCAGGCATGCCGGCGCTCCCTCCTCCTCGAGGACCAACTTGCGGAGGCTGTCCTCGAAAGGCGCCTCGAGACGCTCGTTGATGCGAAGCAGCGCCTCGGCgaagttgccgtggctgccggtgGGGATGAGGTCTGCGATCGGCACTGAGGCGCCGACGGTGACGAAGCGGTAGCCCGCGGGGCGGCGCGCGGGTTCCGGGGCGTTGAACGCGGAGTGGAAGACGGTGACACGGAGGCCCCGGGCGTGCAGCACGGCGGCGAGCTGCAGCATCGGGTTGATGTGGCCCTGAAACGGCAGCGGAAACAACAGCACGCGCCGGGCACCACCGCTCGCTGGAGCCTTGTTCACCGCGCTGGCCATGGCCTCCGTTAGCGAGTATGAGGAGTACGTGCCTGATGATTACCGATGGACATATGGATACCTATGCTGTTGGTTTTTATACAGGAAAGGCAATCATTGGAGATTTATGAGCGCGCTGAATGGGTTAGGGCGGGAGACGATTGATAGACACCAGGGGTCCGAATGTGGGGTTTGCTTAAGGAAATGCGTTATTATGCTGAGTTTTCGATCGGTTTACAATTCATACCGATGTACATCCACATTCCTCGTGTGCGCAACGTGTGGAATGGCAGTCTGCTACTGGTATAATTGAGGATGATGATTGATGAAGACACTAACCGACAGCTTACCAACGATCCCGTTATTGGAAAAATCCTCCCATCCAAGAGGTTACGAAAAAATAGTCCGCCATCGTTAGTTTATTAGGGTGTCTGTGGTGTGCCCAACGGCAGATCCAGGGTCTCTCCGTTGCCGGTTCTCTGTTGGACGATATAATAAGCTACTAGGCCCCCCATCCAACGTCACTCCTCCACCCAACTATTTCATCGCCCCAATTTAAGTCATGGGTCCTTCCACTTACAGTCAAAACCGCCATACGCCCTGCTCTGCGCCATCGCTGGGCTCTGCTGGTGCTGCgtttagagcatctatagccgggtGTCTCAAACTCTTCTCAAACGTCCGGGCGGCTCGCCCGGTCACTGATCGGTCACGATTTTTTGATCGAGACGAACGCCTCAAAcaggcctcaaacgcccgggctgaccggcacccctcatattcaGTCCCAATATAGGGCGGATATGGAGGCGCCCAGACATGTCCGCCACGTCGGACCCGGCTCATgctggcccacccgaccccacatatattcctcTCCATTCGCTTGCCGGACCAAACCCTGGTCTCTTCACTCCACTCCCCTTCACTCTCATCCGCCAcctgagctcggcggcggcggtttCCGGCCGTCTCCGTTATGGCAGGCAGCAGATCTGACTGGGATGTCATCCCGTGCAGGTTGGAGAAGGCAATGGTGGTCCCCATTGCACTCCGAGGCTCACAGGAGGATAGGCCCGGCCGTCGGACGGATCTGTCCGCCGCGACTCCATAGCGTCAGTTCAATTGGCGCTCCGGTCTTCTGGGGCTGGATCATCGCGGTCCTGGC
Encoded proteins:
- the LOC119344701 gene encoding DIMBOA UDP-glucosyltransferase BX8-like, producing MASAVNKAPASGGARRVLLFPLPFQGHINPMLQLAAVLHARGLRVTVFHSAFNAPEPARRPAGYRFVTVGASVPIADLIPTGSHGNFAEALLRINERLEAPFEDSLRKLVLEEEGAPACLVVDSNLRGMQVVAHRLGVPTLVLRTGAAACLLAYMAFPALCDKGVLPPQ